A genomic region of Synechococcus sp. NOUM97013 contains the following coding sequences:
- the uvrC gene encoding excinuclease ABC subunit UvrC, whose protein sequence is MQSPLLEQPDRLERRLKEIPTEPGCYLMRDAEDRLLYVGKSKSLRSRVRSYFRSRHDLSPRIRLMVRQICEIEFIVTDSEAEALALEANLIKNQQPHFNVLLKDDKKYPYLCITWSEAYPRIFITRRRRFRSPLDRFYGPYVDVGLLRRTLFLVKRVFPLRQRPRPLHQDRTCLNYNIGRCPGVCQEKISSEDYHRTLRKVAMVFQGRSDELQTLLHEQMDRYAERLDFEAAAKVRDQLQGLDQLTADQKMSIADSSVSRDVIAMAADERLAAVQLFQMRAGKLVGRLGYMADASGQEPGLILQRVIEEHYSQVDAVEIPPELLVQHPLHQQLLLEEWLTEQRERRVQIHCPKQRQKADLIDLVQRNADYELQRAKQSQEQQALATEDLAQLLELPIPPRRIEGYDISHIQGSDAVASQVVFIDGLPAKQHYRKYKIRSSSIRAGHSDDFMAMAEIMRRRFRRWARAKADGVDLGALRHKGGSALQTDGLNDWPDVVMIDGGKGQLSAVMEALRELDLHQDLNVCSLAKQREEIFMPGESQPLDSEPDQLGVALLRRLRDEAHRFAVSFHRQQRGERMKRSRLSDIPGVGPKRVKDLLAHFHSIDAIQLATVETLAQAPGVGLALARDIRRFFHPDEDAEQDGPTHDPGSSQP, encoded by the coding sequence ATGCAGTCCCCTTTGCTCGAGCAACCGGATCGCCTCGAACGACGCCTGAAGGAAATCCCGACGGAACCGGGGTGTTACCTGATGCGGGATGCCGAGGATCGTCTGCTGTACGTGGGCAAATCCAAAAGCCTGCGCAGCCGTGTGCGCAGCTACTTCCGAAGCCGGCATGACCTGAGCCCGCGCATTCGTTTGATGGTGCGTCAGATCTGTGAGATTGAATTCATCGTCACTGATAGCGAGGCCGAAGCCCTCGCGTTGGAGGCCAATCTGATCAAAAACCAGCAGCCCCACTTCAATGTGCTGTTGAAAGACGACAAAAAATATCCCTATCTCTGCATCACCTGGAGCGAGGCTTATCCAAGGATCTTCATCACCCGGCGCCGACGGTTTCGCAGTCCACTCGATCGCTTTTACGGGCCCTATGTCGATGTAGGGCTTTTGCGGCGCACCTTGTTCCTTGTGAAGCGAGTGTTTCCGCTGAGGCAGCGACCTCGACCACTGCACCAGGACCGCACCTGTCTGAACTACAACATCGGCCGGTGTCCAGGGGTTTGCCAGGAGAAAATCAGCTCCGAGGACTATCACCGCACCCTGCGCAAGGTGGCCATGGTGTTTCAGGGCCGCAGTGATGAACTGCAGACCCTTTTGCATGAACAAATGGATCGCTATGCCGAGCGGCTGGATTTCGAAGCCGCCGCAAAGGTGCGTGATCAACTGCAGGGACTGGATCAACTCACCGCAGATCAGAAGATGAGTATCGCCGACTCATCGGTCAGTCGGGATGTGATTGCCATGGCTGCGGATGAGCGGCTCGCGGCTGTTCAGTTGTTTCAGATGCGAGCCGGCAAGCTTGTCGGCCGACTGGGATACATGGCCGATGCCTCGGGTCAGGAACCTGGCCTGATTCTTCAGAGGGTGATTGAAGAGCACTACAGCCAGGTGGATGCGGTGGAAATTCCACCGGAATTGCTGGTGCAACATCCACTCCATCAGCAACTCCTGCTGGAGGAGTGGCTCACTGAGCAGCGAGAGCGCAGGGTGCAGATCCATTGCCCCAAGCAACGTCAGAAAGCGGATCTGATCGATCTGGTGCAGCGCAATGCCGACTACGAGCTTCAGCGTGCCAAGCAGAGTCAGGAACAGCAGGCCCTGGCCACGGAGGATCTAGCGCAATTGTTGGAACTCCCCATTCCACCGCGTCGAATCGAGGGCTACGACATCAGTCACATCCAAGGCAGCGACGCAGTGGCATCCCAAGTGGTGTTTATCGATGGGCTTCCTGCCAAGCAGCACTACCGCAAATACAAGATCCGCAGCAGCAGCATCCGAGCCGGACACAGCGATGACTTCATGGCGATGGCGGAGATCATGCGCCGTCGTTTCCGGCGTTGGGCCAGGGCGAAGGCTGATGGCGTTGATCTCGGTGCACTGCGTCACAAGGGCGGTAGTGCCCTGCAGACCGATGGCCTCAACGACTGGCCTGATGTGGTGATGATCGACGGTGGCAAGGGTCAGTTGTCTGCCGTGATGGAGGCGTTGCGGGAGCTCGACCTGCATCAAGATCTCAATGTGTGTTCCCTGGCCAAGCAGCGTGAAGAGATCTTCATGCCAGGGGAAAGTCAGCCGCTCGACAGTGAGCCCGATCAACTTGGGGTGGCTCTGCTCCGGCGCCTGCGAGATGAAGCGCACCGGTTCGCTGTGAGTTTTCACCGTCAGCAGCGGGGTGAGCGCATGAAGCGTTCGCGGTTATCAGACATCCCCGGCGTTGGTCCCAAGCGGGTCAAAGACCTGCTTGCCCACTTTCATTCGATTGATGCCATCCAACTGGCCACAGTTGAAACCCTCGCTCAGGCTCCAGGAGTCGGCTTGGCCTTGGCACGGGATATTCGCCGTTTTTTTCACCCCGATGAGGATGCAGAGCAGGATGGGCCCACTCACGACCCAGGATCGTCACAGCCATGA
- the coaD gene encoding pantetheine-phosphate adenylyltransferase yields the protein MKALYPGSFDPLTLGHLDLIERGASLVDELVVAVLQNPGKSPTFPLEQRLHQIRVSTAHLSNVTVTSFDGLTVECARRHRARLILRGLRAMSDFEYELQIAHTNRSLDPDFETIFLSTAAHYSFLSSSVVKEVARFGGSVDHMVPPVVAEDLGRFFNSAFHPPSR from the coding sequence ATGAAAGCGCTTTATCCAGGCAGCTTCGATCCGCTGACGCTGGGGCATCTTGATCTGATTGAACGGGGTGCCTCTCTCGTGGATGAGCTGGTAGTGGCTGTCTTGCAGAACCCTGGGAAATCACCCACTTTCCCCTTGGAACAGCGTCTCCACCAGATCCGTGTATCAACGGCCCATCTCAGCAATGTCACGGTGACAAGCTTTGACGGACTGACCGTTGAGTGCGCACGTCGTCATCGTGCTCGGCTGATTCTGCGCGGACTTCGCGCCATGAGCGATTTCGAGTACGAACTTCAAATTGCCCACACCAACCGATCTCTCGACCCGGATTTCGAAACAATTTTCCTCAGCACCGCTGCCCACTACAGCTTTTTGAGCAGTTCAGTGGTCAAGGAAGTGGCACGATTTGGTGGATCTGTGGATCACATGGTGCCTCCGGTGGTGGCGGAGGACCTCGGAAGGTTCTTTAATTCGGCTTTCCATCCCCCGTCGCGATGA